In Pseudobdellovibrio exovorus JSS, the genomic stretch ACTGAGCTGTAGTCAGCAGCAACAGCTTGAGTTCCTTGCTGTTGACGACTTTTAACATCAACAAGTTTTTTCTCTGCCATGAAATAGCTCTCTTGAGCCATTTTTTCTTTTTTTGCAGCATTAGAGCTGATTAAAGCAACTGCCCCAACCGCAACAATAACAACCACAACTACACCAAGGATTAATTTCCATTGTTTTTCTACTACGTTAGCTAAGCTCATTGTTTCCTCTTTAAATAATTAGCGGTTGTAAACTTCTTTTAAAGTCGTGAACGCGCGGTTTGATTTACCTGGATGTTTTTGTTTCAGTTTACCAATAGTTTGAATACGCTCTTCCGCAACACGATCAGCAGCTGTGTGAGTTCCGATATTATCGCGCTTTGCAATTTCGATAACTTTTTTAACATTATCATAAACTTTTCTTGTTTTCTCAAAAGCTCTTTCTGGAGAATATCCTTCAAGCTCTACGAAAACGTTCATCAAACCGCCAGCATTAACGACGTAGTCTGGAGCATATAAAATACCCAATTCACGCAATTGATCGCCATGACGAGCTTCAGCTAATTGGTTGTTAGCTCCACCCGCGATAACTTTACATTTAAATTCACCGATAGTTTTATCGTTAACGATCGCACCCAAAGCACAAGGAGCCTGAATATCACATTCAATTCCTAAAATTTGGTCCGGAGACACCACATCTACTTTATAAACATCATGGTGATATTTCACGCGAGTTTGATCGATATCTGAGACGATAACTTTAGAGCCTTCTTCAGTTAAATATTTCACAAGATTTGAACCTACGTTCCCTAATCCCTGAACAGCAATACGCATACCTTTTAAAGAATCTGTGCCAAACTTTTCATGAGCAGCAGCTTTAATTCCCATTAATACGCCATGAGCTGTGTATGGTGATGGATCACCCGATCCACCGAAATCTTTAGGAATACCAGTTACCCACTGTGTTTCCATGTAGACATGTTCCATGTCATCAACACATGTTCCTACGTCTTCAGCTGTAATGTATTTACCATTTAATGAGTTAACATATTGTCCAAAGGCTCTGAAAAGTCCTTCAGATTTTTGCGTCTTTGGATCACCAATGATAACAGCTTTACCACCACCAAGATTCAATCCTGCAGCAGAAGCTTTGTAAGTCATACCTTTAGAAAGACGTAAAACATCCACTAACGCTTCTTCTTCAGATTTGTAATTCCACATGCGAGTGCCGCCCAAAGCTGGCCCCAACGATGTGTTATGGATAGCAATAATCGCTTTAAGACCTACGCTCTTATCATGACAAAAAACAACCTCTTCGTGGTCCCCGTGTTTAGAAATCAACTCAAATGGTCCCATTACGCTCTCCTTTTTTAGATTAGAAAATAATAGCCAACAGGGTCTGTCTTTTTGCAGAAAAACACCAGTTGTTACACTTTGCGAAAAGAATCTGCCTCATTTAGTAGCTAGTGAATACTAAATGACAATTCCCTTCCAACTCTCTTCCGTTATTCAACAATTTTTAGTTCTTCATTTAGAAAGTTAAACTCTTTTTGCTCAACGCGCGCACTATTTTCGATATCCGTGCGCACTGCTGTCGTTGTTGTAACGGCAACCACCGGAATATTCGGTAAAGATACTGTCACTTTTTCACGAACTTCTTCTCGATTATTCAGATCCAGCTCTTCACTCATTTTTTCATGAGTTTCTTGCTGCACTTGTATTTGTTGCTTGATCAACAAACCAAAATCTAAGCTCGCAAAAGCCACACTCGATAACCATAAAACACTTATAAGGATAGAAATTGTTTGCATGCGAAGCTTATAACCTAAAGTCTACCGAGATGAAACTGCAAAAAATAGCGTTTTTGAGCAAAATCTGACCATGACAAACACTGTCTGTTTGCGCTAAATCAAGGCATGCACAAATTATTCGTAACACAGGTTTATCAAGCGAAAATCAAAACTGATTTAAAAGACTTAGAACAAGAAATTTATCAGATTCAAAACGCCGATATTGAGGGGAAAAAGTGGTCTTCAAGTCACTATCCAAATGGCTACACCTCTTACGGCTCTTGGGACCAACTTCAGCAGATGTCCTCTACATTTGCCAATCTTGAAAAGCGAATAGATTTACATGTTCATAAATTCACTCAGGCCTTGGGTTATGACTTACCGAAAAAGAGTCTTCGAATGAATTCTTTCTGGGTCAATATTATGCCCGCTGGGGCCTTACACACCGCCCATATTCATCCGCATTCAGTCGTCAGCGGCACTTACTATGTTTCTATTCCTCCACGCGCAAGCGCTATTAAATTCGAGGACCCTCGGCTCGTTTCATTTATGAACTCTCCGCTTGTAAAACCCAAAGCAGCTAAGGAATTACAGCGTTTTTTCAGTCTCGCTCCAAAGGCTGGGGATGTTGTTTTATTCGAAAGTTGGCTCAAACATGAAGTGCCTATGAACCAAAGCAAGCAGCCACGTATTAGCGTGAGTTTTAACTACGATTGGGCCTAGTAAGAAATTCTCAGTTCTTTCCTTGATTGGTTATTTCTTTGACCAAAAAAGCCCTATGCTGTAGCTTCTTTCCGCTATGAAAATTAAACTAAATGAAATCCCAGAAGATGGCAGACAATACAGCCTTAATCGCGAAACAGCAGAGCTTAATGGAACCCTAGAAGATCTGATTAGCCAAAATGATTATAAGATCAGTTTGGATATCAGACCCCTTAATAGTCGTGATTTCACAGTAAATGGTCAGGTTTCAACAAAAACCCACGAACAATGCTCTCGGTGCGGTCAAGATTTCAATTTTGGTGTAGAAAAAACGATTCGTGAGATTTTAATCCCCACTCAAGAGCAAGGGCGCACAGGAAAGTACGCCAAGTCTGCTAGCCACCATGTGACAGATGCCGACGAGGAAGTTTCTGTGACGGAATACAGCAAACAGCAGTTTGATTTAGGCGAGTTCTTACACGAAGCTATTGCTTTAGAAGTCCCTTTTAATCCTTTTTGCGATGATTGCCTGCAACCTGAAAATAATAAGGCTTTCATTTATGATGAGAAAATGGGCGAAGAACAGAAGCCAAACCCTTTTAGTGCGCTAAAAGGTATAAAAATAGATTAAGCCTATTGATTTTAAGAGAAGTTTGAAGGATAAATAAAACCTTTTGCGGAGGATAACATGCCAACACCTAAGAAGAAGACATCTAAGTCGCGCCGCGACATGAGACGTTCACACGATGGTTTAGAAGCGCCAGCAATGGCTATTGATAAAAAATCTGGAGAATTAGTTCGTCCACATCGCGCTTTTAAAGCTGCTGACGGTGCTCTTTATTACAAAGGCAAACAAATCAGCGCTGCTAAATCTAAGTAATTCGACAGAAGTACACAGATATGCATCGCTCTAAAGTAGCTGGCGTAGGATCATTCTTACCTGAAAAGGTTTTAACCAATCACGATCTTGAAAAGATGGTTGAGACCTCACATGACTGGATTGTTCAACGTACAGGAATTGAAAGACGTCACGTCATCGCTGATGGCGATGGTACGTCTGATATGTGCGTGCGCGCAGCTCAAAGAGCCTTAGAAGATGCAAAAATATCTGTGGATCAACTCGATCTTATTATCGTCGCGACTTTATCTGGCGACTATAAAATGCCGGCCACAGCCTGCTTAGTTCAATCTAAATTAGGCGCCAAAAATATCATGGCATTCGATCTGAATGCGGCTTGCTCTGGTTTCGTATACAGCCTACATATCGCCGACCAATTTATTAAAACAGGTGTTTACAAAAACATCCTCATTGTCGGAGCCGAAACTTTAACTCGCATGATGAACTATCAAGATCGCGAGACTTGTATTTTATTTGGCGATGGAGCTGGTGCTTTTGTTATCACCCGTGCCGATGAATCCGACAAGAACGTCGTTATGACTTCTCATACTCACGCTGAAGGTTCACTTTATGATTTATTGTGGGTCCCAGCAGGCGGCGCATTAGAGCCCTACAATGCCGAGACAGCAACCAACGGACGTGGTTTTATGCGTATGAAGGGAAAAGAAATCTTCAAAAACGCAACTCGCGCCATGGCCTCTTGCTGTAATGAAGCTCTTGAAGCTACCGCTACAAAAGTATCTGACCTCGATTGGATTGTTCCACATCAAGCTAACTTGCGTATTACAGAAGCTGTTTCTAACTACTTTGATTTCCCAATGGATAAAATCATTTCCAGTGTACACGAAACAGGTAATACATCAGCCGCTTCGATTCCAATAGCTTTCGACATGGCTTATCGTGATGGCCGCATTAAACGTGGTCAACTTATCATGCTAACTGCTTTCGGAGCTGGTTTAACATCAGGCTCGGCACTACTCAGATTCTAATATAAAATCTTTCTAAAACAGGGAGGATCGAATGAATGCTTTTCTATTTCCAGGACAAGGCAGTCAAGCCCCTAACATGGGTGCGTTTTTATTTGAAAACTTCGAAATTGCACGCCGTACATTTGAAGAAGCCTCGGATGCCATCTCTTTAGATTTAAAAAAGCTTTGCTTTAACTCTTCCGTCGAAGAGTTAGCACTCACTGAAAATACACAGCCAGCCCTATTAACTGTCTCAACAGCTACCGCTCGAGTGCTCACTCAGGACCTTGGGGTCAAACCGACGATCACAGCAGGTCACTCGATCGGTGAATACGCCAGCTTTGTGTTATCTCAATCTTTAATTTTTTCAGATGCTGTTCGCGCTGTTCGCTTGCGTGGTCAAGCCATGCAGTCTGCTGTGCCTGTTGGCCAAGGCGGCATGACGGCCACTTTAGGACTGAACGAAGAGCAGGCTCAGTTCCTTTGTGATTGGGCGGTGAAAAACTCAGGTTCTGGCCCCCTATCGCCAGCCAACTACAACTGTGACGGACAAATTGTTATCAGTGGAAATATGAAAACTTTGGATTGGCTTAAAACTAATTTTAAGGCCGATATCTTACCCGGTGAAGCTCGTCGTGCGAAATTGATTCCATTACAAGTTTCGGCACCTTTTCACTGTGAAATGATGAAGCCGGCTCAAGAAAAAATGGCAGAATTCTTCCTTTCTACAGAGGTTAAGAATGCGCAGATTCCTATTATTCAGAACGTTCATGCGCAAAGCGAAACCGACGCGGCCAAACTAAAAGAAAATTTGATTGCACAGGTTTCAGCTCCTGTAAAATGGACTCAAAGCATGCAGACTCTGAAATCTTTAGGTGGCAATGTCTGTTTTGAAGTCGGTCATGGAGCTGTTTTGAAGGGCCTTTTAAAGAAAATCGATGGTGATTTTTTTAAAGTTTATTCAACCTCAAGCATGGATGACCTCAAGGCAATCGAAGGCCTATCTAAGTAGCTATTTACCGAGGTATTTACTCAATGCGAAAATTTGCATTTATCACTTGAGCTATCACTCTAGTTCGTACAACCTTGAGCCATAAATATGATGAATTTAACTGGCAAAAAAATTTTCGTTACAGGTGGTAGCCGAGGTATCGGAGCAGGCATAGTAAAAAAGCTCTCTGACCTCGGAGCTCAGGTTGCATTCACCTACTCTACGAATGAAGCTAAAGCCCAAGAGTTATTAAAGTCTCTTAAAGGCGATGGACACCTTTGTTTCCAACTCGATATTTCAAATACGGAAGCTGTCGAAAACACAGTCGCACAATTATATTCCCAATGGACTCAAGTTGATGGCGTCGTTAATAATGCTGGAATCACGAAAGACCAATTGCTTTTGCGTATGAAGACCGAGGATTTTACGCAGGTGATTCAAACGAATTTAACTGGTGCATTCGCCGTGACTAAAGCCTTTAGCAAACACATGTTGAAAGCCCGCAAAGGCAGCTTTGTAAATATATCATCTGTTATTGGCTCGACTGGTAATGCAGGTCAAACGAACTATGCAGCTAGTAAAGGCGGCCTTGAATCGTTCACAAAGTCAGTGGCTTTAGAGTTAGCTTCACGCGGAATTAGAGCCAACTGCATTGCTCCTGGCTATATCAAAAGTGATATGACGGACGCACTTACTGAAGATCAATTAAAAGCCATGACTGAGAAAATCCCCTTACAAAGAGCCGGTGAACCATCTGAGATAGCATCTGCCGTTGCCTTTTTGTTAAGCGATGAGGCCTCTTACATTACGGGTCAAACCCTGCATGTAAATGGTGGGATGTATTGAGCTAGACATTTGAATTAAATAAAAAATAGAATATAACTTTAAAAATACAAATAAAAGGAGACATCAATGTCAATCAACACAAAAGTAAAAGATATTATCGTTGAACAACTTGGAGTAGACCCAGAGAAAGTAAAAGCAGAAGCATCTTTTATCGATGATTTAGGCGCTGACAGTCTTGATATCGTTGAATTAGTTATGGCTATGGAAGAGGAATTTGACTTAGAAATTCCTGATGAAGATGCTGAAAAACTAAAAACTGTAAACGATGTTCAATCTTACTTGAGCTCAAAAGGAAAAGTTTAGTCTTTGGCGACTTCCTTTGTTAGACCGAATGGTCAAAAGAGAGTGGTTATCACTGGTGTTGGAGCTATCTCGCCCTTGGGCAATAGTTTACAAGACTCTTGGCAAGCGGCCTTAAATGGTCAGTCAGGTATCGCCAACATCACCAAATTCGATACTGAAAAGTTCGATGTGAAATTTGCTGGGGAAGTAAAAAACTTTCCTGCAGATCAGTACATCGATAAAAAAGAACAAAAGAAAATGGATCTTTTTATTCAGTATTCGTTGGCCGCTACTAAAATGGCTTTTGATCAATCAGGTCTAAAAATTACGGAAGACAATGCAGAAACAACTGGTGTTTTCATCGGTTCAGGTCTCGGCGGTCTTCCTGTAATTGAAGAGCAGCACCTTAAGCTTGTTGAAAAAGGTCCGTCTCGCGTTTCCCCATTTTTTATTCCATCGTGTATTGCCAATCTAGCTCCGGGCTGGGTGTCGATGACCTATGGAATCAAAGGCCCCAACTTCACTCTGACTTCAGCATGCGCCTCTGGCGTTCATGCATTAGGTGAAGCCTATAACTATATCCGCTTTGGACTTCTTGATAGCGTTGTTGCTGGTGGCTCTGAGTCCACTGTATCTCCAATGGCTATTGCCGGATTTAGCAATATGCGCGCATTATCCACTCGCAATGAATCCCCATCCGAAGCTTCCCGTCCATGGGATAAAGACCGCGATGGTTTTGTTTTAGGTGAAGGCGCTGCTATTTTTATATTGGAATCTCTTGAGTCTGCGACTCGTCGTGGAGCTAATATTTTATGTGAAATTTCTGGTTATGGCGCCTCTTCAGATGCCTACCATATCACATCACCAGATCCCGATGGAGCTGGTTTCGTTTCAGCAATGAAAGTAGCCTTAAAAGATGCTCAACTGAATCCTTCAGATATTCAGTATGTGAATGCCCACGGAACAAGTACACCAGTTGGTGATCCTTTAGAATCTAACGCTGTAAAAAAAGTTATGGGTGATCACGCAAAAGACATTTGGATTTCATCTACGAAATCTATGACAGGCCACTTATTAGGTGCTGCAGGTGCGATTGAATCCGCTTTCTGTATTATGTCTATACAAGATCAAAAAGTAGCTCCAACAATCAACTTGAAAAATCCAAGCCCAGAGTGTGATTTAGATTACGTAGCTAATACGGCTCGTGATGGTAAAATCAAACACGTCTTGAATAATTCTTTTGGTTTTGGTGGCACAAATTCATGTCTGGTTTTCTCGAAATACGAGGGTTAAATGAAGATTTTAGTAGCTTCTGATCACGCTGGCTTTGAATTAAAAGAACAGATCGTAAGCGCATTAAAATCTGCAAACAACGATGTCGAAGACTTCGGGACCCACTCCTTGGATTCTGTTGATTATCCTGATTATGCGGATCGCGTCTGTAAAAAATTAAAAGCCAGTTCAGAACAAGAATCAGAACTTTCTGAGTTTGGTATCCTTATCTGTGGCTCAGGACAAGGAATGGCTTTGCGAGCGAATAAATTCTCTCATGTTCGTGCCGCTCTTGTTTATAACGATGAAATTTCACGTCTTTCACGTGAGCACAACAATGCAAACATCATTTGCATTGGTTCACGCTTCTGCGACTTAGAATCCGCATTACAATGGATAAATACCTTTAAAAAAACACATTTTTTACAGGGAAGACACCAAACTCGTGTTGCTAAAGTCGGGGCTCTGACTACATAATAAAAGAATGAACATCACGAATCACTCATTGCAGCAAGACTCTGAGATTTTTGACCTTATTCAAAAAGAGACTATCAGACAAAGCGATGGCCTCGAAATGATCGCATCAGAGAACTACACATCAAAAGCCGTTATGCAAGCTCAAGGCTCTGTTTTAACTAACAAGTATGCTGAAGGTTATCCGAACAAACGCTATTATGGTGGATGCCATTATGTTGATGGAATTGAAACCTTAGCTATCGAGCGAGTAAAAAAACTCTTCAATGTGAGTTTCGCTAACGTTCAGCCCCATTCAGGTTCTCAAGCTAACATGGCTGTTTACTTAGCTGCGGTCAAAGCTGGTGAAACTATTTTAGGAATGGATCTATCCCATGGAGGTCACCTGACCCATGGCAGTCCAGTTAACTTCAGTGGATTACTTTTCAAAGCCGCTTCTTATAAGCTGGATGAAGCCACAGGACTTATCAACTACGACACTATTCGCAAAACAGCATTAGAGGTAAAACCTCGCTTAATTATCGCGGGCTACAGTGCCTATCCTCGCTTTTTAGATTTTGCCAAATTTCGTGAAATCGCCAACGAAGTCGGAGCCGATCTATTAGTGGATATGGCTCACTTTGCAGGACTTGTCGCTACGGGCCACCATGAATCACCGGTTCCTTACGCTGACTATATCACCTCGACGACACATAAAACGTTAAGAGGTCCACGCGGTGGACTTATTCTGACAAACTCTGAAGAAAAAGCTAAAGCTATGAACTCGCGTATCTTTCCTGGTATTCAGGGCGGACCGCTAGAACACGTCATTGCCGGCAAAGCCGTCGCTTTTGGTGAAGCTCTTCAACCTGAATTTAAAACCTACATCGAACAAGTCGTACGCAATGCGAAGGCTCTAGCTGAAGAGTTGAAATCTTTGGGATTTGCATTAGTAACAGGTGGAACCGACAACCACTTGATGTTAATTGATTTAAGCCAAAGCTCTGAAAGCTTTGCTACATTAACCGGAAAAGTCGCTGAAGCTGTCTTGGATGAAGCTGGAATTACAGTTAACAAAAACACTGTTCCTAATGAAAAGCGCTCTCCGTTCGTTACTAGCGGTATCAGAATAGGAACTCCCGCTCTTACTACCCGTGGTATGAAAGAGCCTGAAATGAAAAAGATTGCAGCTTGGATCAGCCAAGTACTTAAAAATTCCGACAACACTGAAATCAAAAATAAAGTTAAAGGAGAGGTAAAAGAACTATGTCAAAGTTTTCCTATTTACTAATCCTCGGCGCTTTAGCAAGCACTCTTTCTTTGGTATCTTGCGTACACAGCGCAGATCGTAGCGGCAATAACAAAAGCGCTGTTCGAGAAACAGCTGTTTCTGACGATGAAGAAAGCCAAGTACTTGTTGACCGAGATAACAACTCTATCAAAATTCAAAATAAAAACTCTATCCCCAGTTCACAGCGCTTAAAACCTATGTTTGACTGGCCTGTTTGGGAAGCGCGAATGACTCGCGGTTATTTACCAAGAGGCACTAAAAGACGTCGCCGTCCGCATAGAGGAATTGATTTAGCAGCAACTCGTGGTTCAGCTGTATTAGCTTCACATGACGCCGTTGTTATCTATACAGGCTCTGGATTTAATGGCTACGGCAAAATGGTCATGCTCGAATCTGTGGACCCACGTGATGGTGGGAATTGGGCTACATTGTATGCTCACTTAGATAAAATTCTAGTCTATGAAGGTAAACGTATCAAACAAGGTGAAGTCATTGGTGCCTTGGGGAATACAGGCCGCTCTTCTGGACCACATCTACATTTCGAGATCAGACGTTTAAATGGGCCTATTGACCCACTTCCACTTCTTCCTGCCGGAACTGCTTTAACTAATAATGTTGATAATGGTGCGGCTGCTGAATAGCAGCCGTTTAAAAGAAACCTAGTTTCCAGCGCAATCATTCTGTGGAACAGCCGATGGATATTGACGAGGTATCATATTATCCGCCTCTGTAATGCTGCGATAAAAACTACCCGCATTTGCACTCGACGAAACTGAATAGAACTTACAGTCATCTTTATAAGACAAAGCCACTGACTGAAAAACCATTTGGTTATTTCTTAAAGCCGTTACCATAACAATATACTTATAACAGTTATCTGACGAACAACGGGCCTGCACATTCACCAGCACACCTCGGCTGCTATCCGTGTAATTGCCTTGTGAGTCCAAATAGCCATTTTCGTGCTGGGTTGTTACTGGCAACACTTTTCCATCTGGAGTTTGTAGCTCAACATTAACTGTATGACCCGATGTCGTTTGGTTGGGAACTGATACAGTTAATACAGTGTAGTTAGCATTCAAGCTGGCTGCTTGTGCTTCTGCCTGTGCTGATGTTGAAGCATTTAAGTCATTCTTTTGCGTTTTGACTTCAGCTCTAATTCCACTAGGTTTTTTCGAACAAGAACTCACTGACAACACTACAACTGCGGCTAAAACCAAAACTTTTAAGCTGCTTTGAATATAGTTTCTAGTCGACAACATAGTTTCTCCCTTACTAATAACTCTCTTTAATTCTTTATTGTTCAAATTAGAGGCCAAAAGTTACGATTTCATAAAATTGAATTCATGAGTTATTTCAATAGTGTTCTCAAAATGAGAAAATCAGCTCGATGTCTCACTCTGAGAACCTCGACTAAAACGTCACAGCATCGAAGTTTATTTGACAGAGGAAAGTGCCTCTTCTTAGTATTTCATTATGAGTCACAAAACAGCTTTGATTTTATCCGGTGGAGGTGCTCGTGGGGCCTATCAAGCCGGGGTCCTTAAAGGACTATCCGAA encodes the following:
- a CDS encoding M23 family metallopeptidase, with amino-acid sequence MSKFSYLLILGALASTLSLVSCVHSADRSGNNKSAVRETAVSDDEESQVLVDRDNNSIKIQNKNSIPSSQRLKPMFDWPVWEARMTRGYLPRGTKRRRRPHRGIDLAATRGSAVLASHDAVVIYTGSGFNGYGKMVMLESVDPRDGGNWATLYAHLDKILVYEGKRIKQGEVIGALGNTGRSSGPHLHFEIRRLNGPIDPLPLLPAGTALTNNVDNGAAAE
- the rpiB gene encoding ribose 5-phosphate isomerase B, giving the protein MKILVASDHAGFELKEQIVSALKSANNDVEDFGTHSLDSVDYPDYADRVCKKLKASSEQESELSEFGILICGSGQGMALRANKFSHVRAALVYNDEISRLSREHNNANIICIGSRFCDLESALQWINTFKKTHFLQGRHQTRVAKVGALTT
- the fabG gene encoding 3-oxoacyl-[acyl-carrier-protein] reductase; translated protein: MNLTGKKIFVTGGSRGIGAGIVKKLSDLGAQVAFTYSTNEAKAQELLKSLKGDGHLCFQLDISNTEAVENTVAQLYSQWTQVDGVVNNAGITKDQLLLRMKTEDFTQVIQTNLTGAFAVTKAFSKHMLKARKGSFVNISSVIGSTGNAGQTNYAASKGGLESFTKSVALELASRGIRANCIAPGYIKSDMTDALTEDQLKAMTEKIPLQRAGEPSEIASAVAFLLSDEASYITGQTLHVNGGMY
- the rpmF gene encoding 50S ribosomal protein L32; translation: MPTPKKKTSKSRRDMRRSHDGLEAPAMAIDKKSGELVRPHRAFKAADGALYYKGKQISAAKSK
- the fabF gene encoding beta-ketoacyl-ACP synthase II, translating into MATSFVRPNGQKRVVITGVGAISPLGNSLQDSWQAALNGQSGIANITKFDTEKFDVKFAGEVKNFPADQYIDKKEQKKMDLFIQYSLAATKMAFDQSGLKITEDNAETTGVFIGSGLGGLPVIEEQHLKLVEKGPSRVSPFFIPSCIANLAPGWVSMTYGIKGPNFTLTSACASGVHALGEAYNYIRFGLLDSVVAGGSESTVSPMAIAGFSNMRALSTRNESPSEASRPWDKDRDGFVLGEGAAIFILESLESATRRGANILCEISGYGASSDAYHITSPDPDGAGFVSAMKVALKDAQLNPSDIQYVNAHGTSTPVGDPLESNAVKKVMGDHAKDIWISSTKSMTGHLLGAAGAIESAFCIMSIQDQKVAPTINLKNPSPECDLDYVANTARDGKIKHVLNNSFGFGGTNSCLVFSKYEG
- a CDS encoding YceD family protein, with translation MKIKLNEIPEDGRQYSLNRETAELNGTLEDLISQNDYKISLDIRPLNSRDFTVNGQVSTKTHEQCSRCGQDFNFGVEKTIREILIPTQEQGRTGKYAKSASHHVTDADEEVSVTEYSKQQFDLGEFLHEAIALEVPFNPFCDDCLQPENNKAFIYDEKMGEEQKPNPFSALKGIKID
- the acpP gene encoding acyl carrier protein, with protein sequence MSINTKVKDIIVEQLGVDPEKVKAEASFIDDLGADSLDIVELVMAMEEEFDLEIPDEDAEKLKTVNDVQSYLSSKGKV
- a CDS encoding beta-ketoacyl-ACP synthase III, whose translation is MHRSKVAGVGSFLPEKVLTNHDLEKMVETSHDWIVQRTGIERRHVIADGDGTSDMCVRAAQRALEDAKISVDQLDLIIVATLSGDYKMPATACLVQSKLGAKNIMAFDLNAACSGFVYSLHIADQFIKTGVYKNILIVGAETLTRMMNYQDRETCILFGDGAGAFVITRADESDKNVVMTSHTHAEGSLYDLLWVPAGGALEPYNAETATNGRGFMRMKGKEIFKNATRAMASCCNEALEATATKVSDLDWIVPHQANLRITEAVSNYFDFPMDKIISSVHETGNTSAASIPIAFDMAYRDGRIKRGQLIMLTAFGAGLTSGSALLRF
- a CDS encoding TIGR02466 family protein translates to MHKLFVTQVYQAKIKTDLKDLEQEIYQIQNADIEGKKWSSSHYPNGYTSYGSWDQLQQMSSTFANLEKRIDLHVHKFTQALGYDLPKKSLRMNSFWVNIMPAGALHTAHIHPHSVVSGTYYVSIPPRASAIKFEDPRLVSFMNSPLVKPKAAKELQRFFSLAPKAGDVVLFESWLKHEVPMNQSKQPRISVSFNYDWA
- the glyA gene encoding serine hydroxymethyltransferase, which codes for MNITNHSLQQDSEIFDLIQKETIRQSDGLEMIASENYTSKAVMQAQGSVLTNKYAEGYPNKRYYGGCHYVDGIETLAIERVKKLFNVSFANVQPHSGSQANMAVYLAAVKAGETILGMDLSHGGHLTHGSPVNFSGLLFKAASYKLDEATGLINYDTIRKTALEVKPRLIIAGYSAYPRFLDFAKFREIANEVGADLLVDMAHFAGLVATGHHESPVPYADYITSTTHKTLRGPRGGLILTNSEEKAKAMNSRIFPGIQGGPLEHVIAGKAVAFGEALQPEFKTYIEQVVRNAKALAEELKSLGFALVTGGTDNHLMLIDLSQSSESFATLTGKVAEAVLDEAGITVNKNTVPNEKRSPFVTSGIRIGTPALTTRGMKEPEMKKIAAWISQVLKNSDNTEIKNKVKGEVKELCQSFPIY
- a CDS encoding Glu/Leu/Phe/Val family dehydrogenase, producing the protein MGPFELISKHGDHEEVVFCHDKSVGLKAIIAIHNTSLGPALGGTRMWNYKSEEEALVDVLRLSKGMTYKASAAGLNLGGGKAVIIGDPKTQKSEGLFRAFGQYVNSLNGKYITAEDVGTCVDDMEHVYMETQWVTGIPKDFGGSGDPSPYTAHGVLMGIKAAAHEKFGTDSLKGMRIAVQGLGNVGSNLVKYLTEEGSKVIVSDIDQTRVKYHHDVYKVDVVSPDQILGIECDIQAPCALGAIVNDKTIGEFKCKVIAGGANNQLAEARHGDQLRELGILYAPDYVVNAGGLMNVFVELEGYSPERAFEKTRKVYDNVKKVIEIAKRDNIGTHTAADRVAEERIQTIGKLKQKHPGKSNRAFTTLKEVYNR
- the fabD gene encoding ACP S-malonyltransferase; this encodes MNAFLFPGQGSQAPNMGAFLFENFEIARRTFEEASDAISLDLKKLCFNSSVEELALTENTQPALLTVSTATARVLTQDLGVKPTITAGHSIGEYASFVLSQSLIFSDAVRAVRLRGQAMQSAVPVGQGGMTATLGLNEEQAQFLCDWAVKNSGSGPLSPANYNCDGQIVISGNMKTLDWLKTNFKADILPGEARRAKLIPLQVSAPFHCEMMKPAQEKMAEFFLSTEVKNAQIPIIQNVHAQSETDAAKLKENLIAQVSAPVKWTQSMQTLKSLGGNVCFEVGHGAVLKGLLKKIDGDFFKVYSTSSMDDLKAIEGLSK